Within the Halomonas sp. HL-93 genome, the region TGTTCGATACCGACGAAAACCCACGCGAAGTCACCGCGGAGAAGCTCGGTGGCATGCGCCCCGCCTTTAAGAAAGACGGTACGGTTACCGCCGGTAACGCCTCGGCGCTCAACGACGGCGCAGCGGTGGTGATGATCTGCTCGGCAGAAAAGGCCAAGCAGCTTGGCCTTGAACCACTGGCGCGCATTGCCGCCTACGCCAACGCTGGCGTTGACCCGGCGATCATGGGTATCGGCCCAGCACCGGCCACTCGTCGGTGTCTGGAAAAAGCCGGCTGGAGCCTGGACGATCTTGACCTCGTCGAAGCCAACGAAGCGTTTGCCGCCCAGGCACTCTCGGTCAATAAAGAGCTCGGCTGGGATGTCAGCAAGGTCAACGTAAACGGCGGCGCCATTGCCCTTGGCCACCCAATTGGCGCATCAGGTTGCCGTGTGTTCGTGACGCTACTGCACGAAATGATCGCCCGCGATTCGAAGAAAGGCTTAGCCACACTGTGTATCGGCGGCGGCCAGGGCGTTGCACTGGCCATTGAGCGCCCTTAACGGCAGCAAGTAGTTCGCTACATCGTCTTGTCCAAAAACATGCCCCCGCCATTGGCGGGGCATTTTTCACCGCTTAGCGGTGCTTCTCTCCCACAATCCGCGACGGCGTTCGCCACACTAACAGCGTACCCAGTAAAAACAGCCCTGAAGCAGCCCACATGGTAATGGGCAGGCTCGTGCCATCGACAATGCGGCCGCCCACCATGGCGCCAAAGCCAATCGACAAATTGAACATAAACGCCATCAGTGCAGTAGCCGCTTCGGTATTGGGCGCTGTGCGCAATATCCAGGTTTGGATACTTACCGAGACGCTGCCGAAAACGGCTCCCCACACCATGAGCAGCATCACACCACTGCTTGGTTGAACCCCCAACAGCGGGAAGGCGGCCACAACGATAAACAGCAGGCTAGGAATGGCCAACACCGCACGATAGGGGTGACGCCCAGCGAACATCCCCGCTGCGATGTTGCCCAAGATGCCCGCCGCTCCATAAAGCAGCAGCAAGCTGCCCACATGGCGCTGAGCAATACCGCTGATGTCCTGCAACACAGGGCTGATAAAGGTATAGGCCGCGAAGTGCCCCACCACCACGAAGCCGGTGGTCATCACCGCGACCCGGACGCCACGATTGCTGAACTGCTGTGCTAGTACTCGTAGGCGCACGGGTTCCCTGGGCGGCAAGGGGGGCAGCCAATACCAAAGCGCGATAGCCGTTAACAGGCTTAATCCACCCAATGCCCCAAAGGCGACCCGCCAGCTGCTAAATTCACCCAGCAGCGTGCCTAATGGCACCCCGAGCACCGACGCGGCGGCGACACCGCCAAAGATCACGGTCATCGCTTTGGATACTTGAGCCTCTGGCACCAAGCGCGGCGCAATACTGCCTGCAACCGCCCAGAAGCCCCCGATGCTGATACCTATCAGCACCCGCGACGCCAGCAGCAACATAAAGTTGCTCGCCAACGCCGATAGCACGCTGCCGACTACCATCAGGACCATCAATAGCGCCAACATCACGCGCCTATCCAGGCGCCCCACCGCGACAGGTAACAGCGGGGCTGAAAAGGCCGCGACCACGCCCGGCACGGTGACCATTAAACCAGCCATGCCTGGCGTAACGCCCATGGAGGTTGCTACCTGAGACAGCAGACCAATCGGTAACTGCTCGGCCGTCACCAGCAAAAAAATACCCATCATCACCGCAATCACTGCCCACCAGCGCGGCGTTTGCTTTTGCTGCATAGAGCCTCCCTGCTACCCAAACAACACCGCCCTCGCAGCCAGAAGCAACGAGGGCGGTACCAGAAACCGAGGTGGCGATTTAGATCGTCGTGTCGGTTTCCGCTTCTTGCGCTGCAAAAGCGGCTTTCTCTTCTTCGGTGATTTCTTTCATCGACAGCTTCACGCGGTTGCGGTTGTCAATGTCGAGCACCTTCACAATCACATCATCGCCTTCGTTCAAGAAGTCACGGACGTTGTTAACGCGCTCCTGAATAATCTGCGAGATATGCACCAGACCATCGGTGCCGGGCATGATATTGACGAAGGCGCCAAAGTCAGCAATGCGTACCACTTTACCCATGTATAGCTTGCCAATTTCCGCTTCGGCGGTAATTGCCAGAACGGTATCGATGGCTTTTTTAGCGGCGGCTTTATCTTCTGCGTAGATACGCACGGTACCGTCATCATCCAGATCGATAGACGCGCCGGTGTCTTCGCAGATTTTGCGAATGGTGGCACCGCCTTTACCGATCACGTCGCGAATCTTGTCCGGATCGATTTTGATGGTTGCCATGGACGGCGCGTTTTCAGAGACTTCGGTACGACTTTGGGCAATCACGGCATTCATCTGCTCAAGGATGCCCAAGCGTGCTGCGTGGGCCTGCTGTAGCGCCGTTTCCATGATTTCTTCGTTGATGCCTTCGATCTTGATGTCCATCTGCAGGGCAGTCACACCCTCGCCAGAGCCGGCAACTTTGAAGTCCATATCACCCAAGTGGTCTTCATCACCCAGGATATCGGTCAATACGGCGTAACCGTCTTCATCTTTGACCAACCCCATGGCAATACCTGCCACTGGGGCTTTCAGCGGTACACCGGCGTCCATTAACGCAAGCGACGAGCCACACACCGAGGCCATCGAGCTTGAGCCGTTCGACTCGGTAATTTCCGACACCACGCGGATGGTATAGGGGAATACATCTTCAGAAGGCAGCATGGCCTGAACACCACGACGCGCTAAACGACCGTGGCCGATTTCACGGCGCTTTGGACCGCCCATAAAGCCCGCTTCGCCCACGCTGTACGGAGGGAAGTTGTAGTGCAGCATAAAGCGGTCTTTACGCTCGCCTTCCAGCGACTCAATCAGCTGCGAATCGCGTAGCGTACCCAAGGTGGCGATGGCGATGGCCTGAGTCTCGCCGCGAGTAAAAACCGCGGAGCCGTGGGTTTTGGGCAGGCTACCTACCTCAATGTCCAGCGGACGCACCGTGGTATTGTCGCGGCCATCAATACGCGGCTCACCTTTGACTACGCGAGAACGGACCACACGCTTTTCAAGACCCGCAAACGCGCCTTTTACGTCATCTTTGCTGAACTTGCCTTCAGCCTCTTCGCCCTCGGCTGCCGCTAGCTGAGCGACGGCCTCGTCTTTCAGGACTGACAGCGCGTCCTGACGCACCATTTTATCGGTAATGCGGTAGGCATCGCCGACTTTCGCTTCAAAGGCATCCGCCATGGCCGCTTTCAGCGCCACGTTTTCTTCCGGCGGCTGCCAATCCCAGCGCGGTTTGCCGGCTTCAGCCACTAATTCGTTGATCGCGCTGATTGCCACCTGCATTTCTTGGTGGCCAAACAGTACGGCGCCCAGCATTTCGTCTTCGAGTAGCTCTTGCGCTTCTGACTCCACCATCAACACGGCTTTTTCCGTGCCGGCGACCACCATATCCAGTTCAGAGGTGGTCAACTCTTCAACAGTGGGGTTCAAGAAGTAGCCTTGCTCTTCGTTAAAGCCAACCCGGGCACAACCAATCGGGCCGCTAAACGGTACGCCAGAAATCGATAGCGCCGCTGAGGTACCCAGCATCGCTGCGATATCCGGATCGTGATTGCGATCGGTTGAGAGAACGGTACAGATCACCTGCACTTCGTTCATAAAGCCCTTAGGAAACAGCGGGCGGATCGGGCGGTCGATCAAACGCGAGGTTAGCGTTTCTTTCTCGGTCGGGCGGCCTTCACGTTTGAAGAAACCGCCAGGAATCTTACCGACCGCGTAGGTCTTCTCTTGGTAATGAACCGAGAGCGGGAAAAAGGGTTGATTGGGGTTCGCTTCTTTCTTTGCCACTACCGTACATAGGACCACGGTGTCATCCATGGTCACCATTACGGCACCGGTGGCCTGGCGAGCGATGCGCCCAGTTTCTAGCGTGACGGTGCTGCGACCGTATTGGAACGTTTTTTTTACCGGATTCACGGCGACTTCCTTTAACATTAATAGCTACTTGTCTTTTCGTATGGGTCGTTTGGACTCGCCCCCATTCTAGGCGTTGCCGGGCGATAGGGCTACCAGAAACAAAAAAACGGGCAGCTCGCAAGGAGCTGCCCGTTTCATCAATCTTCGCCAACAATAACTTAGCGGCGTAGACCTAGACGCTGAATCAGGGACTGATAGCGTTCGAAATCTTTACGCTTCAGGTAATCCAGCAGCTTACGACGCTGGTTTACCATACGGATCAGACCACGACGCGAGTGGTGATCCTGCTTGTTGGTCTTGAAGTGGTCCTGCAGGCCGTTGATATTGGCGCTCAGCAGGGCGACCTGCACTTCAGGTGATCCGGTGTCGCTCTCGCCGCGGCCGTATTCGTTGACGATTTCGGCCTTCTTTTCAGCGGTTAATGCCATCTGTCTCTCCAGTAAGCAATATGCCTAACAATGAATGGGTGAGACCACGCATATTTGCAGTCTCAAGTTGCTATATTTCACGTACAATTTTCGCGCAGATCGCTGCATCCTTGCAACATTTCTCACGAGATAGCGACGGTACTTAACAGCCGCTTAGGTGCCACTTCCTGGCTACCTTTCACTACGCCAAGGCCGACAAACGACTCGGCGTAATAAAGTCTTGCCAATGCATCGGGAGGAATCGATTCCCCCATTGCCACATTGGCCGATTGGCCATGAGCAAGACGCCCATAAGCCGATTCATCTAACGAAAGCGATGGCAAATGATCCACCAGTACATCAACCGGCATTAGCTCGGCTTCCCGAGCGGCCTGATCAGCTAATGCTTCAAGCGCCTCTAGCGTCCACATCGCGTCACTATCAAAAGGCCCTGTCTTCAGCCTTCTCAGTTGGCTAATGTGACCACCACAGCCCAGCGCGTTGCCAATGTCTTCGGCTAAGGTGCGGATATAGGTGCCTTTGCTGCAGCTGACTTCCAACTCAAACGCGGAGCCTTCAAATGACAGCAGGCGCGCATCATACACGCTTACCCGCCGTGCTGCACGTTCAACCTGTTTACCCTCGCGGGCGAGTTCGTAGAGTTTTTTGCCCTGATGCTTCAACGCCGAGTACATCGGCGGCACCTGGTCGATCTCGCCGCGAAAGCCGGATAACACAGTTTCAACATCATCAGCCGTTAGGCTCGGCACATCGCGTTGTTCAATGACCGCGCCTTCCGCATCGCCGGTGTCGGTGATCACACCCAACTCAACTCGGGTGCGATACACTTTGTCAGCTTCCAGCAGGTGCGATGAAAACTTGGTAGCCTCCCCCAGGCAAATAGGCAGTAGGCCCGTCGCCATAGGGTCCAGGGTACCGGTGTGACCCGCTTTTTGCGCCTCGAAAAGACGCCGCACCCGTTGCAAGGCATGGTTGCTGGAAAGACCTTTCGGCTTGTCCAGCAAGACAATACCATTTACCGGCAAGCCGCGACGGCGACGGGCCATTAGCGGGTCTCCTCACCTGGCTCATCAGTGCCTTCGTCGTCGTCCTGCTCCTGACGGGCTCGATCGGTTGACACCGCTTCTTCAATCAACGATGAAAGGTGTTGGCCGCGCACCACGCTCTCATCGAAGTGAAAGCGAAGTTCGGGCACGTGGCGCAGTTTAATACGCTTGGCAATTTGGCTTCTCAAGAAACCGGCGGCCCGTTTCAGCACCTGCAGATTTTCCTTGATACGCTCGGGATCCTGCTCACCCAGTAAGGTGACATAGATATCGGCGTAGCCAAGATCACGACTTACGGTAGCACCGCTAACCGTCACCATGCCCAAACGCGGGTCTTTCACTTCGCGCTGGATCAGTACCGCCAGCTCCTTCTGGAGCTGGTCTGCCACTCGGTCGGTACGCTTAAATTCACGCATGGTTGCTCCTCGCAGCCTTAGAGGCTGCGCTCGACCTTCATCTGGTCAAAGACTTCGATCTTGTCGCCGACCTGAACATCGTTGTAGTTCTTCACGCCAATGCCGCACTCAACGCCGTTACGCACTTCCTGAACGTCATCCTTGAAGCGGCGCAGCGATTCGAGCTCACCTTCGTAAATCACCACGTCATCGCGTAATACACGAATCTTTTTATTACGATGCACGTTGCCTTCAATCACCATACAACCGGCGATCGCACCAATCTTCGGCGCACGGAAGACGTCGCGTACTTCGGCCACGCCCACGATCTCTTCTTTCCACTCAGGCGCAAGCATACCGCTCATTGCCTGCTTGACCTCGTCGATCAACTGGTAGATGACGCTGTAGTAGCGCAGATCCAGCCCTTCGCGCTCGATGATCTCGCGAGCGGCGGCATCGGCACGTACGTTAAAGCCGACCACGATGGCTTCAGACGCCAGCGCCAAGTTTGCGTCGGTACCGGTGATGCCGCCAACGCCGGAAGAAACAACGGCTACTTTCACTTCTTCAGTGGAAAGCTCTTCCAAGGCGCCTCTGATCGCTTCCAGCGAGCCTTGTACGTCGGCTTTCAGCACGATGTTGACCTTGGCGACTTCGTCTTGGCCCATCTGGCTGAACATGTTCTCCAGTTTGGCCTTCTGCTGACGCGCCAGGCGCACTTCGCGGTACTTGCCCTGACGGAAGTTGGCCACTTCGCGGGCTTTCTTCTCGTCGGCAACGACCATAAAGTCGTCACCGGCATCCGGCGTACCGTCAAGGCCCTGGATTTCAACCGGCATGGCTGGCCCAACCTCATCGACCTGTTGGGCCAACTCGTTGGTCAGCGCACGTACGCGGCCATAGTGCAGACCGGCCAGGACGATATCACCTTTCTTAAGCGTGCCGTTCTGGACCAATACGGTGGCCACCGGGCCACGACCTTTATCGAGCCGCGACTCCACCACCACGCCTTTACCTGGCGCAGACGGGACCGCTTTAAGCTCAAGTACTTCAGAGACTAATTGGATTGCTTCCAACAGCTCTTCAATACCGTCGCCGGTTTTGGCAGAAACATGAACAAACTGGGTGTCGCCGCCCCATTCTTCTGAAATCACGCCATGCTGCGAGAGTTCATTGCGAATGCGGTCAAAGTCGGCACCATCCTTATCGATCTTGTTAACCGCCACCACCATGGGTACTTCGGCGGCCTTGGAGTGCTCGATCGCCTCGATGGTTTGCGGCATCACGCCGTCATCCGCGG harbors:
- the rbfA gene encoding 30S ribosome-binding factor RbfA; the protein is MREFKRTDRVADQLQKELAVLIQREVKDPRLGMVTVSGATVSRDLGYADIYVTLLGEQDPERIKENLQVLKRAAGFLRSQIAKRIKLRHVPELRFHFDESVVRGQHLSSLIEEAVSTDRARQEQDDDEGTDEPGEETR
- the rpsO gene encoding 30S ribosomal protein S15, whose product is MALTAEKKAEIVNEYGRGESDTGSPEVQVALLSANINGLQDHFKTNKQDHHSRRGLIRMVNQRRKLLDYLKRKDFERYQSLIQRLGLRR
- the pnp gene encoding polyribonucleotide nucleotidyltransferase, which gives rise to MLKEVAVNPVKKTFQYGRSTVTLETGRIARQATGAVMVTMDDTVVLCTVVAKKEANPNQPFFPLSVHYQEKTYAVGKIPGGFFKREGRPTEKETLTSRLIDRPIRPLFPKGFMNEVQVICTVLSTDRNHDPDIAAMLGTSAALSISGVPFSGPIGCARVGFNEEQGYFLNPTVEELTTSELDMVVAGTEKAVLMVESEAQELLEDEMLGAVLFGHQEMQVAISAINELVAEAGKPRWDWQPPEENVALKAAMADAFEAKVGDAYRITDKMVRQDALSVLKDEAVAQLAAAEGEEAEGKFSKDDVKGAFAGLEKRVVRSRVVKGEPRIDGRDNTTVRPLDIEVGSLPKTHGSAVFTRGETQAIAIATLGTLRDSQLIESLEGERKDRFMLHYNFPPYSVGEAGFMGGPKRREIGHGRLARRGVQAMLPSEDVFPYTIRVVSEITESNGSSSMASVCGSSLALMDAGVPLKAPVAGIAMGLVKDEDGYAVLTDILGDEDHLGDMDFKVAGSGEGVTALQMDIKIEGINEEIMETALQQAHAARLGILEQMNAVIAQSRTEVSENAPSMATIKIDPDKIRDVIGKGGATIRKICEDTGASIDLDDDGTVRIYAEDKAAAKKAIDTVLAITAEAEIGKLYMGKVVRIADFGAFVNIMPGTDGLVHISQIIQERVNNVRDFLNEGDDVIVKVLDIDNRNRVKLSMKEITEEEKAAFAAQEAETDTTI
- the truB gene encoding tRNA pseudouridine(55) synthase TruB; protein product: MARRRRGLPVNGIVLLDKPKGLSSNHALQRVRRLFEAQKAGHTGTLDPMATGLLPICLGEATKFSSHLLEADKVYRTRVELGVITDTGDAEGAVIEQRDVPSLTADDVETVLSGFRGEIDQVPPMYSALKHQGKKLYELAREGKQVERAARRVSVYDARLLSFEGSAFELEVSCSKGTYIRTLAEDIGNALGCGGHISQLRRLKTGPFDSDAMWTLEALEALADQAAREAELMPVDVLVDHLPSLSLDESAYGRLAHGQSANVAMGESIPPDALARLYYAESFVGLGVVKGSQEVAPKRLLSTVAIS
- a CDS encoding MFS transporter, encoding MQQKQTPRWWAVIAVMMGIFLLVTAEQLPIGLLSQVATSMGVTPGMAGLMVTVPGVVAAFSAPLLPVAVGRLDRRVMLALLMVLMVVGSVLSALASNFMLLLASRVLIGISIGGFWAVAGSIAPRLVPEAQVSKAMTVIFGGVAAASVLGVPLGTLLGEFSSWRVAFGALGGLSLLTAIALWYWLPPLPPREPVRLRVLAQQFSNRGVRVAVMTTGFVVVGHFAAYTFISPVLQDISGIAQRHVGSLLLLYGAAGILGNIAAGMFAGRHPYRAVLAIPSLLFIVVAAFPLLGVQPSSGVMLLMVWGAVFGSVSVSIQTWILRTAPNTEAATALMAFMFNLSIGFGAMVGGRIVDGTSLPITMWAASGLFLLGTLLVWRTPSRIVGEKHR